The genomic stretch AGGCATATTAGTATAAAATCGTGTGTTTTGTTCGTCATTTTCTGCAATACTGTACAGTgatgcctcgggttacgaaaataattcattccgcggccgctttcgtaacccgaaaagccttcgtaagccgaaaacccataggcgctaatggggaaaaagccgcggctctgccgcggctccatttaaaatagcgccggagttttttcgtaacccgaaaaaactttcgtaacccgaaacaataaatccctatgggattttttcgtatcccgaaaaaattcgtaacctgggtatttcgtatcccgaggtaccactgtatatgaaaatcAGGCAGATACCATCAGCAATGTAAGTGTGTATGGCATTAGCGGGTAGCTACTGCAGTTAAACCTGGATTTCATTCAAAGCTCAGTCTCCAATTAGTGTGGTCAGTAACTTGCCAAtttccattatataaaacaaataatgccAGACCTGCCTTCTAGAAGATGGTCAGCATCTTTTGAAACCAGTGCCAAAAGATTACAGTTATCCAAAAGATGGTGTTGGTGGCATCTTGAACACAAATGACTCGCATGGGAACACCAACTTGACAACCACTGCTGTCTATGTATTAGGATTCTTGTTAAGTACCCTTGAGTTGGTGAACTGAGACAACTCCAAGCTTCCCTGTCCTGCCCTTTTCAGATCCTGCAGGCCCATGGCTGCAGAGTTCCTGAACTGAGTCTATCTaggatgtggtcttcctctttctactgccttccacctttcctagcattaccttttctagtgagtccttggaggtatgacagcttcaatttagaaAACATCCAGgagtagtcatgttggccatgaaGCAAAGCCagtcaaaaatccaccagtgatgcctctgttggccaaccaaaatgcacaatatacatgttgcaagctttcgaagcttcacttggcttcttcatcagccaaggtgttacaaaccaaacaggagggggggggaatgaaagtgtttgtcataggcctgcattttgctgtttctcttcttaggtaagatggcatggaggggcatatcttgcaggctggcacctcctggCCATATGGCAGCGGAGATTTTGGAGGTCcagcaaatggatgttaaatttcctagTACTACCAGCCCTAATGCTACTGCAACCATTACttaaaagatgtttttaaaaaacccacagaagCCACCTCTAGTTCTAAAGACAATGGCATACAAGAAGGCCAACCTGATTTCTAAATGTCACAGCTGTGGTGCTActgcagagaaagccctgtcatgCATATTCACCAACCTGTCCTTTGGGTTATGGGTTGCACTTTCTTATTCTTAGGTATCAACAGATCACTTCTAATCTAAATCTCTGCCCTCTTTTCTTTGCCATCTGAAATACTTTTCATCTTCAAATCCAAGCCCTTGGTCAACTTTTTAACCATCACAGTGCTTCAGCCTCTAGCATACATTGACATTCTGCCACACACCCATGCTCTCATATTTAACCATTGTTGTGTATCACCAAGTTGCTtctaacttacagcaaccctaagacgAGCTTATCACAGGCTGTTCTGGGGCCgagtgtgtgtgacttacccaaggtgactggttttccatggccgagcagggagtCAAACCTTGATCTACATCCATAGTCCAACACGCTATTCACTACATCTATTTAGTCTAAAATACCAAGCTAAAATAAACCATGCCTAAGCGGATCCAGTAATATAAAaattccaccaaacagtgatacctttattgggccaaccaaagtgctgaatatacatgttgcaagttttcgaagctcctttggcttctttgtCAGTTAAACACcatacaggagggggggaaattgaagatgttagtcttAGGCcttacattttgctgtttttgttcttagtaCAAATAGTGTGGAGAGGTATCTCTTGCAAGCTAgcacctcttccttctggccacatGGCTACTGGGAGATTCTAAACGTCCAgtaaatttaacatccatttgcaacacaaaaagttACTTCCTTTGCTATCcagtatttcttcttcgtggtctctgcgaatcacacaaatgagttattctgcacctgtgcagcaaaactcggaaacttctagaatctctgggcagaatgcaAAGTAACTTTCTGCAACTTATGGCGGTAACTCCATCCACCCCTATATAAAGCCCCTAGCGACCCGCTCTccctcagttccttcattccgccgcacaaagcagctcgaggaacttcgctagcatCGGCTATCATTCGGATTGAATCTCTGACATACACTGACCATCGGCTTCACCTACTGACCACTCTAAACAGACTTTCCCTTGGATTCGGACGCACTGTGCTCTTTTCGGTTTGACCTGGACTGGTAAACAACCTCTACTCGCTAATACTGCCCCTTTGTTGGCAGAGGATACAGTACTGTGCCTAAAtgttatttgtgtgtgttgttttttcttctttttcttttcatctctttgtttttgtttttattatttgtattgtgAATGATCTTcgtatattttaaattatgaaatattaatcaaataattttaattgataAAATAAACTGTACCATACTCATTTTATAAAACAGCGAGACAGAGTGGCAGACTAGTAAATAGTAGTGTGATGTGCTGTGAGAGTTATTAGGAATCCCTTTGGTCCCAGGGATCTTAGTTGTACCCTTGAATGTCCAAAATATCTCCAGATCCCTTTGCAATTTTCTAGTCTTCCTCCTGGTTGATCTGGAAATATCGTAACTCATAGCTCTCCTTGCTATTGGCGACAACACGCCAGCATTGCCTCCCACCTCTCATCCTTAAGGATTAACTGGGGACAAAAAGTAGgtactttctttttaaagggcATTCCTGCATAACCATAAAGTGAGCCATAATTTCCCCATTCTTgtattagagcagtggttcccaaccttttcatagaatcatagagttggaagggccatccataccaaccccctgccatgcaggaaatttcaaacaaaacatacccaacagatggccatccagcctctgcttgaagacctccaaggaaggagactccattacactccctAGAAAATGGCATCCCAATAAAATGTTTGATTAAGCGTTTGCACCCCCtaaaaaagtaatatcacatttgaagatgaagaagtttaATTTCTACTTTTTGAGCCACAAATTGAACACACATTATACTGcaagtgaacaaactgaacttcaAAAAGTAAGCTTTTAAGTTAGAGGCTGTATAAGGGGCAGGTTGCAACAGAATGCTATggcactgatctggccttttcatggcgcaaaaaggagccacaaaaaggctGCTGCTGTGGTGCCCTTTCACTGCTTCTTCAGTGCTGCTTATGTATGCGCTGCACCAAAGGTGCAGCATGGTACCAACAGCTGTCTGGTCAGGTAGGCGACATGGGGCAGTGTCCAGGTGGCCGGCAGGTGGTTGCcttgcccccactctgccccacaGCCAGCTTTTTATTCTGGTCTGTTGTGGCAATCCGTGTATTaaatgcaaatctaaactgaACAATTCAATTCTAACTTAGGGGGAAAATGAGTTTGTTTCCTCATGATTcatcactcaaggacacaagcaACTATGGGCAGCCCAGTTTGGGAACCCTTGTACTAGAGGGATGGTAAATTCCTAGTTAGCCATAGATAAAGATGTGATTACAAATAAGCCAAGTTCATGGTCTTGTGACCATTCACAGAACTCACATGAAAACATTGCATTTGGAGTGAGATAGAAGTTCTTTCTGGATTTATGTAACAGCTCAGTACCACAGTGATGAAAATGGCTATATAACCTGCCAATAACTGGCTAAAAGATGGCTACTAGAGGGAACCATTCACTCCTGAGATGTATATGTAGAACATGGTATCCAGAATAGGTTGAAACTTTTGCCTCATGAACACTGCTTAAAATAAGTTGCTTTTTATTTAAGGAATAGTAGGAGGCCTACCACCAAAGTATTAACAGTAACTACTGTGGTGAGTAGAAAATTTTCTCCCTGAGATACAGATATTTACATAACCCATCATGAGTACAGTTGCAGCTGGATTTAAATCTTAACATGTctaaaaaagttaaaatttatGAGATGTATATGCTTGTGTGTTCACACATTGCTGCTGAAGAAATATAACACTGTGCTACTTGTTCACCACCTTATCTATCAATCCATAAGTACAGTAGCCCCTCCGTTTTCGCGGGACATCCATTCTGGAACCACCACTCCCCCCGTGAAAACAGGAAAccactgatattcaagccccattggcttgaatggcagcacacaccccattttgtccctctctgTTTGCTGCCCACGAATGGGTGAGGAATGCAGATTtgaagtccatgaaaatggaggggcgactgtatatgtgTTGGTATATTAATTGAGTTTGTCATTTTATTTCAATAAGTGGATTGGAatgatgtttttgaatattttttagtTCTGATAGTTCTCTCCTTAAGaatattcaaaacacatttatgtatttattgattttgtcATAGTATGCTCTCTTGTATTTTCAGGGGGAAACATGAGTCATATATACCAGCTTTCTGTAAAAGGAGAGTGTGTTCAATAAATAACTTTAATCATTACTCAGATTAGTAATGTTTTGACCAGTTTTCTGCAGCAGCCTCTTCATGATGGGAGCAGATCTTTCCATTCATTGTTTGCCGCAAATACATCCAGACATTTCATTCTAGAAAAGTGCCTATTATCTGGGAATTTTATCATGAAAATGTGATCATATACTGTATGTTTACCTTTGTTTAGATGACTTGTAGCCTATTGGGAAAATTGGCAAAGCTGTTTAGAGATGcttttttttcaaatgctttaTGAATACACCGTACAACATAGATCTAATGTCATGCATCCGTACTTATTCCACAAATGAGTCAGACTGAACATATGCCAATAAatcacaaatttattttaaaatcagttttgtgATTTCCTCCAGAAGTGAGCATTATCCTGCGATAGCATAGTCTCATTTGATTCATTACATGCAGCTTTTGCCCACTAATTCTTTGTCTAATTATTTTCACAAAGCTGAAGCATAGCTGTTTGGGGCTTAGGAAATATAACATTGTCTGGTTACACATTAGGTCCCTGGAGAAGACTCAAAAAGCATGCTTCCCACTGACTAATCAAGTTCAGGCTGAGAAGCTTGTCACTCACCTTTCAAGTGAAGTAAGTTAAGCACATcaaagaacattttcttttctgcttttcagGTAAGTTAAGCTATATTTTGTAGAATAAGGGATGGTTGGTGGGGAGAACTGGTTGAAACAGTCATATGAAAATACCATTATGATTGCATCAGATATGAAAGCAAATGGAGATGTGATGTCGGTTGTGAAGAACATTAGAGCACAGCAGAGCAGAGCAGCAGCTTCCTGCAAATAATGGCACAGAGCTAATTAAATACTGTTcaactttgtttgtttttgctgtattAATTGGAGGAAATTAGTGTTTACCTTTCAGATGCAGTGTTTAACCTGCTCCAGAAAAGGCAGAAAGGGCTTTATAAAGAAGAACCTACTGTTGATTCTCTACATACTGCCCAAGAACACTCTGGCTGTATCTATGGAGAACAGTTTTGGGGTAAGAATTTTAACTAGTATTACTGTATCTCATTTATTTACCACTTTTAACTTATATATGGGCTTACTATATATACTGTTTTATCTCCAGCTTTGCTAATGCCTGTTTTCATCCAGGAAGGGGACTTCATGGGTCTGAATACTAGATAGAAGAGCCTGCACCTGGGAAGCATATGCAGTATATAGCTTGTGAGTGTGAGAGTGCTGATGTgtagaggaaagggagaaagagatccTTTATGGGATATGTGTAGCGTATGAAAGGATTCCTGTGCATTCGCATCTCTAGATAATGGTCCTTGGATGCAGTGAAGTCTCTCTAGGTGTacataaattttattaaaataaattcagtCTCTGTGTGCATATGCGATAGGAAGACTATTTAGGTGTACatactttttattaaaataaattcagtCTCTGCATACATTCATAATGCATACAACATTCTTAGTAACCATTTTAATTAGGCTTATCTTTGTTTTTACAAGGGTTTTTTGAGGCCTGAACACAGTTTTGAAACATTACCCTTTTGTTTTTACCTTtccaagtagaatcatagaatcatagagttggaagagactacaagggccatccagtccaactccctgccatgcaggaactctcaatcaaagcatccccgacagatggccatccagcctctgtttaaaggaaggagattccactacactccaagggagtgtgttccactgtcgaacagccccccAACTGTCATACAAAATTGAAAATTTAACACAACAAAATGGGAATAGTACCAGTGACATATacactcagctccagaaaactgtGTGTTAAGTTTTCCTTAAAGTTTTTGCAAATCAAGaacaactttaaggcatacaACCAGAGGCAGCCAAAAGAAGAAAATTTCAGCAGCTAAAAGGCACATTTATTCTGGGCCTGACATCTCAGAAAATATCACTACTCAGGGGCATTATACGAGCAAAGTGGAAATCATAGTCACTTTGAAATCCAACTGGGGGGGATGtaaatggtgatgatggtgatgatgatggaataTTATCAAAACTGTAATATAATCTCATATTGGATAAATGTCACACAACAATCTGATGGCACAAGGATTACAGAAAATGTTGAATTTTAGCAAAATGTTGAATTTCAAAAGGTGGATTTAGAAAAATCCGCTTAATACATCTCTCAAAAATTTAGTACAGTATTTTACTAACTGCATTTCTGCAATGCCactgaaactgttttaaataccTCCTTTCTAGTTGTGAACTGCTGCTTTCATTGtgttctctctcgctctctctttttaaagaaatatgaatGGATGGAGACAAGCACCTCTCAAGCCAACTGTTCTCAAGCCAACCCTAGCCAACAATACCAGCCTATTCTACCATCTGTGGAGCTTTTCCAGATAATTATATACATTCCCACATTTATCCTTGGAGTACTGTTCAATGGAATGGCTATATGGTTTGCTTTCCACAAGATCAGGCGATTAACAGAGTCTGTGATCTACATGGTGACACTTATGATTTTAGATATCTTTGTACTCTTTGCCCTACCCTTTAAGATAATTTCCTATGATAAAAGAAAGTGGGATCTTGGACATGTCTTTTGTTCATTCCTAGAAAGCCTATACTTTGTGAACATGTATGGGAGTATCTTCATCTCCCTGGGTATATGTGTGGATAGATATCTTGCTATTCTGCACCCCTTTGTAGCTGTGAGCTTGAGGTCTCCCAGAAAAGCTGCTATAACTTGTGTGATCATTTCAGCAGGAGTCTGGGCAGGAACAGCATGTACCTACCAGCTGCATAAAGATGATAGTCCCAAATTCTGCTTCCATGGCTTTTCTGAAGATATTTGGAAAAACATAATTTTGCTCGTAACCTTGGAGACAGTCTTTCTTGCCAGCACAATAGCTATGATCCTCTGTACAGTTCAGATCATTTTGTGTCTGCAAAAGAGCCGAAAGCCAGACAGTCCTCCCACAATCAAAAGCAAGTCAGTCAAAATACTTGTAGTAAACCTAACTACATTCCTGGTCTGCTTTGCTCCTTTCCACGTGGCCTTGGTATTGTATTACCTTGTGAAAAATTGTATTCTAAGTGATGGTCAGGAAGCCATTCGTACATTTCTTCAGATCACCCTATGCTGGGCTAACCTCAACTGCTTTCTAGATGGAatctgcttttattttgtttttaaggagTCTCTAAAACCGGTTTCGAATGAGAGTAATGCAATTAATGTTGATTAAGTCATTCTGTCAGTTCAGCCATTATGTTGTTCAGCCTCTGATAGAAGAGGAACACAAAGAAGCCACTATTCAAGCAAAAAGTTCTCCTTTTTTAatgcagtgtgtatgtatgtctgtgtgtgcacacCTCCAGGTCGCCTGTCaccttatggtgatcccatgaatttcatagggttttcttaggcaaagaacacaCTGAGGTGTTTTTTCCAGTGCCTCCCTCTTGGTGTTTGTTAATGGTTTCCtatcaaagtactaaccaaagctaaCCCTCCTTAGTTTCCCAGATCAGAGCTAtctgatctggtgcctttatagtCAGGTCAAAATTGAAACCTTTATTATTCTGGACAAAGAACTGGAGATTAAATATGAATTTCTTCCTCGATATATGATAAGAGTATCATTTGCTCATATATGGACTGAAGCACTGATGGCGGAAGATTGTCAAGTTTGCTGAGTTAGCCCAAACTGACAGATTTACGagggatctaaaagacaaaccAAGTGaggatttattaatttatttgtttgctaAAAGATTAGAAGCtatttatggactttttgagcaataagaaatctaatgatGTAATCTGTGGTTATAATTATTAGTAATTCTAGTAAGGTTATTTAGTTGGATCAGAAATTGTAGAATAacatctcttctctctcttttgtatttttctttgcaaTACAGTAAGATTGGGAGCAGGGGTCATAGTCCTACTGTGTTTTAGTTATATATGgagttttcctctttcctctttcttttttccctttcctttctgtatatatttttgaGTGTATATCAGTTCAATTTGGGTTGTATATTAGATTGTTATATTAAAACCATTCTCCTGTTGGAACAAACTGCCTGATGCTTTCTTAAATCCCCTTTAAATTCACTAAGTGACTGAAACACCCAAGCTTATCCTGGTCATTATGTCACATGAAGTGTTCTTATTTTCCCAGAAATCAAACTAGAGAATACATTTAGGAGACTGCTTGGGGAAGTtattttgaactataactcttAGGCAGTGGCCAAGCCAGCATTATATTCCAaatgctgtagtccaaaaaagtaacttcatcAAACTCTGATTGCACAGGTTACTGTGGGCCCTATCATCTAACTTTTGTGATTACTTGTGACTGATTATTTCTGATGTTACTTGTGCCATTTTTGATCACCTAATAGTGGGGCAAACTCCCTTGGTCATAACAATATGAATCCTCACTTTTCTGACAGTAAAGTTGACAGAACAGTCAGTTCAGGCTCAGTTTGCTACTGTTCACCCATCTCTTTCCTAATTTGCAAGACAAACATGATTTATATAGCAAAGTGGACTTTATACCTCCAGTGCCTATGTTCTATTCTGAAATAAAATGATGGTGTatccatttccatttcctcttATTCCATTTACAATGAATTATACACTCTCAGAGATTTTCACATTCAAATCCTAGACAGAGGAAGTGGCTAGGCTGCTGGCGCCATTGGCTGTGAATATCCTGTCCTATTTAGAAGAGTCCATTGTTGATTTCCAATGGCAATGAAGAAACCACACTTAATTACGTCTACACAGAGGCATCCAAATGAACATTTTAGAAGACTTTCTACAGTCCTTTTAAACATGTAGTCATTCCTACTTTAGAGATTTTGCACTTTGATATGTTCCTAGAGCTTACAAAATAATAACATTGGATCACAGTAACAACAATTGGTTCAATCCAGTGTTTAGTTCAACAAGGGTGAATAAGTGGATATAGAATTACAGCCTAAATCAGCTAAACTGGTGTTTAGTGGTATGCATTTTCTGCCTCTGTCAGTCACAGTAGAACTTGTTGCTGTAGAATAAGTCCACTCTCCTCAACAGAGTTTAGCTTTAAAATATCTTGAATTTAGTAGAAAGTCCCAGACCAGCTTCAATTAATTCCAAATCCTGTGTGCTTTATTTTCATGCTACTATCATTAACAGGGAGTATAAGTGAAAAACCAAATCCTACTAGCAAAGCCTACTGCCTTTAAGAATAGGTCAACAATGTCCAGCAGATGAAGGTCcacttttctccctcctcaacaCCCACTGTTGATCATACCATGTCTAAAAAAGTTAAGGGGGGACTGGAAGTGGTCCAATGtttacttccagttttgttttttccactgaTGAGAGCACTTGTGCTCCATAGCTAGGCTTGGGATTCTGTAGGACGCGTGGGCAGCGGTGGGAAGCTAGTGGACTGCATTAACTGCTCAGCAGAACTTGCAAAAATTACATCCCATACTGATACGTTACCCCCATCCTACTgttaaaatcaatttttttgcacCCAAATGACCTCCCCAACAATCCCTATAGGCTGTGTGAGGCATTTCTGCCATGTTTAGCCTCACCACCACCACGACCACaattttagacccaggagaggccttttcccccccaaaacaagaGGTGGCTGAAAGTCATTACCTGCTTGCTtccagattgttttttttttttaaattcctttccCAGGACTAACCTTTGCCCATTCCTGCTCTAGGAGCATCAAAACCACTTTCTTCATCTTAAAACCTTTTCAGCAGTGAGCAGTAGGGGAAACTTACAGGCTCCCCTCCCGATAAAAACAAGCATGCGGGGTACACACCCTTTGACCCACCTCTGCTTTAGAAGTGTCGTTTTGAGAAATCCTTTTGTCagatttgaagtcgaaggctttcatgtccggaATCCAAtcgtttttgtggggttttggggctatgtggccgtgttcttccatgtagcccaaaaaccccacaaaaaacttttgTCAGATTGTTTGCTTTGCAAATTTGACACCATCTGGCAAAGCAAGATACAGTATTGGGGTAGAGAGAACTTATATTACAAAAGTATGTTAACATGTAAATCCAAGGACTAAAATGTGCAATGTGTCAAGTAACTGAAACGTCTATAGATGTGCATCAAGAGGGGGAGTGAGCaggcaacaaaaaacaacaaagaactgAATGAAAGGGAAATTCAGCTTTTATCGCAGTGATAACAGAGTTTGGCACAAAGGTGAAGAAAGGTAAGCCTGGTAGTGCCAAGCTCAGCTGTCAGGTATTGATTGATGCAAATAATAGAAACAACAGGCTAATGCAAAGCAATTACTGATGTACATGGACAGCATGGAGATGGAGTAGGGTGGCAGCACAGCTCTAAGGTTGATTTGTAAGCCCAGATCATAGACAGATTTCTTTCAGCTAACCTTCCCTGTATCATGAAACAACATAATGTGGACAACATATGCACACTACATTCACATGGGATCAGTGCAAGGTAAAGAAAAAACTGGAATCTTTGGGGTGGTAAGGATCTTAACACACTACATGGTTATAGCgctatattccactttacctgccatggcaacatcctatggaatcccgggagttgcagtttagggaggggcattttgaattctcagccagattgcTCTTACACCTCACTAAAcgatgaatcccagaattccacaggatgttttcatggcaattaaagtggaatacagtgctataacagtgtagtataATAAGGTTCCATCCCCCTTTATGGGCAGATGGTGTTGGTCCAGAGACAAATATCACAAATTGaatgcctcagaggatggcaattgcaaacgccctctaaagaaacttgccaagaaaactcaatgataggtttgccttaggcaaTGGCCTCACTAGGAGGTGCGGGGGTGcatactgcaccaggtgacaccctaagagggggtgacaccactactccaCAAACATCTGCCTTGtggcagaaacaggctatggtattcacctgtgtcccattaaaatgctgaaaagatggggtgggtggggtgagtctcagtgggaagagaaaagagaggcctcagatattttgttaaaaatataaaatttcaaatttcaaaaaattaatttttaaattaaaaatcatttaaaattttattttaaaaatgctttaaaacatcacattttaccaatttttttttactttaagcacatgaaactatgtatatgcaaatacatgcaGGCTgcgcgtatgatattgtaatgtaaaagtataattttaattgtgctaagttgtttatgtcagaactattagcattatattcagtgatacatgggaattatgatttataggtaacattagtacaaaaaaccattactaaggattttgtatgggtgtggtatgggaagaggtcaatggggggatgACACCAACACACTGGTGAcatcaactctagtgatgccactgtccttAGGtatgccctaagttggaaatgacttgaaggcacaccacagcaacaacaactcctGTCATCAAAAGTCAGCCTTAAATGAAGACTTACAGAAGAGATAGGAAAAGTGTTGCCTTTGGGCTGCATTTAGCCCCCAACTAAATCAAACTGCAACATCAGACTCCTCCAACCTGCTCTCCTCTCATGCACACAAGCCAAAATTTTATACCAAGGAAGGACAAAGCAGAAATAGACTTCCAGTCACTTGCATGATGGATTTTTGGCAAATTTTCATTTGGAAATGTGGATCCATTTGTAAGTGTGCAGTTGGGGATATTGGCCCTGGTtatagaaggcaatggcaaacctctaaacaaattttgtcaaaataggttcatcttaggatcatcataagtcagaaatgacttgatggcacacaacaacaacataggcgCGGGACAGACCGCCAAGAAATGGTGGTGTGCCAgcgcccatttttgctcctcagggacgGCGCAGCCCCCAAACAGCACGCTGccactgtggagcaaaaagaacccagaatttcCAGGTTCTTTGTGCGATGCTGCAGTGACTTTGCGAGttcgccattggcgcacttgcgacataaG from Sceloporus undulatus isolate JIND9_A2432 ecotype Alabama chromosome 3, SceUnd_v1.1, whole genome shotgun sequence encodes the following:
- the LOC121926650 gene encoding lysophosphatidic acid receptor 6-like, which encodes MQCLTCSRKGRKGFIKKNLLLILYILPKNTLAVSMENSFGKYEWMETSTSQANCSQANPSQQYQPILPSVELFQIIIYIPTFILGVLFNGMAIWFAFHKIRRLTESVIYMVTLMILDIFVLFALPFKIISYDKRKWDLGHVFCSFLESLYFVNMYGSIFISLGICVDRYLAILHPFVAVSLRSPRKAAITCVIISAGVWAGTACTYQLHKDDSPKFCFHGFSEDIWKNIILLVTLETVFLASTIAMILCTVQIILCLQKSRKPDSPPTIKSKSVKILVVNLTTFLVCFAPFHVALVLYYLVKNCILSDGQEAIRTFLQITLCWANLNCFLDGICFYFVFKESLKPVSNESNAINVD